A single window of Coturnix japonica isolate 7356 chromosome 17, Coturnix japonica 2.1, whole genome shotgun sequence DNA harbors:
- the WDR34 gene encoding LOW QUALITY PROTEIN: WD repeat-containing protein 34 (The sequence of the model RefSeq protein was modified relative to this genomic sequence to represent the inferred CDS: inserted 2 bases in 1 codon): protein MAASQLTHRARRDVIPQRLSVSVATGGRGAAALVATTPPXAGAAMFVDQTVPGAAVQSLWRSARNARCEAKSCQTVEVVTAEAAVQSRSSRDVAVQVDGSAVPDIQQGTRVDEGAVLAFLRRVEGVVIKELNKNVTSRAFDGFDVSWTDQNTTVLCLHTLSYPEAQHQHLQVTGVSWNATGSVVACSYGRLNDGDWSTEKSYVCTWNLDRRRLDPQRPDLVVDAPSSVMCLAFHPSQPSLIAGGLFSGEVLVWDTSKPEDPLIWRTGMTDDTHTDPVYQVHWLPDAKHGNHIQLMSASTDGKILVWREERDGRLAVAEGFALVAQQIPRSAQLKKLVWGEVAVGVTSFSFSHFDPHVFIVGVEGGYSLKCSTTADSPAPRRTAGSVPLRAPAELAFSPHSGPLYSLSCSPFHRNLFLSCGTDGRVHLSSMLQTQPLISLQLSTKYLFCVRWSPVRPLVFAVASGEGDVHLFDLEKSSQKPAVSIRQAVNECPVYCLEFNTKQTQLLAAGDAAGTVRVWQLSSDFTEQRPREMNHLEQLVSELTD from the exons ATGGCGGCCTCGCAGCTCACTCACCGCGCGCGTCGTGACGTCATCCCGCAGCGCCTCTCTGTTTCCGTGGCAACGGGCGGGCGCGGAGCGGCAGCTCTGGTGGCCACGACCCCCCC CGCCGGCGCCGCCATGTTTGTGGACCAGACGGTGCCCGGCGCCGCGGTGCAGTCGCTGTGGAGGAGCGCCCGGAACGCGCGATGCGAGGCg AAAAGCTGCCAGACTGTGGAAGTTGTGACAGCGGAGGCTGCGGTGCAGTCCcggagcagcagagatgtggcTGTGCAGGTGGATGGCAGCGCTGTGCCAGACATCCAGCAAGGAACCCGTGTGGATGAGGGCGCTGTGCTGGCGTTCCTCCGCAGAGTGGAGGGGGTTGTTATCAAAGAACTGAACAAGAACGTGACAAGTCGCGCCTTCGATGGCTTTGACGTGAGCTGGACGGATCAGAACACAACA GTGCTGTGTTTGCATACACTGTCATACCCGGAGGCTCAGCATCAACACCTGCAGGTTACTGGTGTCTCATGGAATGCAACAGGATCTGTCGTAGCCTGCTCATACGGCCG GTTGAATGATGGGGACTGGAGCACAGAGAAATCCTATGTCTGCACCTGGAATCTGGATAGAAGGAGGTTGGATCCGCAGCGCCCCGACCTTGTGGTGGATGCTCCCAGTTCTGTCATGTGCTTGGCCTTCCATCCCTCCCAGCCTTCACTGATAGCTG GCGGTCTGTTCAGTGGGGAAGTGCTGGTGTGGGACACCAGCAAACCAGAAGACCCCTTGATCTGGCGGACAGGAATGACAGATGACACTCACACTGATCCAGTCTATCAG GTTCACTGGCTGCCTGATGCCAAGCATGGAAACCACATCCAGCTCATGAGCGCATCCACGGATGGGAAGATCCTGGTGTGGAGGGAGGAGCGAGATGGGCGGCTGGCCGTGGCTGAAGGCTTTGCCCTGGTGGCTCAGCAGATCCCTCGCAGCGCTCAGCTGAAGAAG ctcgTGTGGGGAGAGGTGGCAGTGGGTGTGACATCATTCTCCTTTTCACACTTCGATCCCCACGTGTTCATTGTTGGTGTGGAAGGCGGCTACTCACTCAAGTGCTCCACCACAGCAGACAGCCCAGCTCCCCGCCGCACTGCAGGTTCTGTGCCCCTCAGAGCACCAGCCGAGCTCGCCTTCTCCCCACACAGTGGGCCGCTGTactccctcagctgctccccctTCCACAG GAATCTCTTTCTGAGCTGTGGGACTGACGGACGTGTTCACCTGAGCTCCATGTTGCAGACACAGCCCCTCATTTCTCTTCAGCTGTCTACAAAATACCTCTTCTGTGTTCGCTGGTCTCCCGTCCGACCTCTGGTCTTTGCAGTGGCTTCTGGGGAAG GAGATGTGCACCTGTTTGACTTGGAGAAGAGCTCCCAGAAGCCTGCAGTGTCCATAAGGCAGGCTGTGAATGAATGCCCCGTGTACTGCTTAGAATTCAACACCAAGCAAActcagctcctggcagcaggggatgctgctgggacAGTCAGAGTCTGGCAGCTGAGTTCTGACTTCACCGAGCAGCGGCCCAGGGAAATGAATCACCTGGAGCAGCTGGTGAGTGAGCTCACAgactga